The genomic segment GGCGGAAGCGGAAAAAATTCGTACCATTTGAGTTTAGACTCTTCGATAAACTTTCGCTGTTTGTTGCGATAGGAAACATCTCCGTAAAACATTTCGTAGTTTTCCTCGCAAGTCAGAATCGTTCCCCAAGGAGTAAGACCTCCGGCGCAATTGGCAACCGTTCCCATCGCTTGGGTCGCGCCCATGATTTTGTAACCCTTTTGAAAAGGAATAAACGTGCGGGCCGAGATGCGGCGATTGTAGTTGGAATTTTTAACCCATTGCCACGAGTTTTTTTCCTTACGAATCTCTATGATGGATCCGCCGATCCCGAGCTGCTCCTGAATCACATCCTCTCGGGTGCGAGGAATGTTCATTGGCCGTTCGTGAAAGAGAACGGGGTGAAGGTATTCGTGATTGACCCAAAGAAGCCCATGCTCTTTTGATTTATTGATCGGAACAAAATGGAGGTAATCATTGTGAGCGCCGAAAGTTTCTCGAGCATTGATTTGATCTTTAAACTTAATCAAAACGTCGTAGGAGAATCCATCCGCTAACACGAGATCGTCTTTATACGTGGGAGTGAGCGGAGTAAATGGTAGACCGTTGGGACGAGATCGCACGCGGGAGCCTGTCGCGCAGGAGATCAGCTGGGGAGCGAGTGCGAGGGAAGCCGCGGTGTACCCCATAAATTTTAAAAAATCGCGCCTATATAATAGAGAGGAGCTCTCTGAACTCATAGTGTCTCCATGTGATACACTTACCATAAATATCGCATTTGAGTTGAGTTAGCATTCGATTAAGAAGTTTTGAGCCAAATCTCATTTAAGAGGCTAAAGTCCTCTAAAATGTAGAAATTATCGACTTCGACCCCCATCTTGGACCTGCATTCAAATTAAACACATCGCGAGGTCCTAAGATGAAGGTCGAGGATGCGAATCTCTCAAAAAAACAGAACCGACTCCGATCCTTTATGTAGAAGAAAAAGGAGAAGGTTATGAAATCAATGATCATACTACTGGGGATGTTAGCGTTCGCGACACAAAACGTGGCCTACGCAGAAACAGCGGAACTCGATACTGAACTTTTAGAAGTGGAACAAGCGATTGCGGATTCCGAAGCTTCTAAGGCAGAGATTGCAGAAACAGCAAAGCGTCTTTCGAAAGAAAAAAGCGAAGCCACAGCTGTTAAAGAAAGAGCTTACACAGACATGCAACGTGCAAAACGCGAAGAGGCTCGTAATCGCGAAAAAATCGCGTTGAATGAGAAGAAAATTTTAGAAGCTCAAGAAGAAATCGCTAATGCTAAAAAAGAGATCGAAGAAGCGAAAGAGCTTCAAGATAAAATGAAAATTGACATGGACAAATCCCAGGCCGAGCTCGAAAAGGCTCAAAGAGAGCGTGATCGCGTTCTTGACCTCAGAAAACAAGCACTCATCGAGAAAAATGCCGTTGTGGACGATATGAAAAAACTTGAGGCGAAAGTGGAAGGCATGAAGAAGTCTGAAAAAGCCGCTCTTAAAGAGTTGAGCCGTGCCGAAGGTGAATTAGCTTCCGTTCGTGAGCGCGCGAAAGCGACTTTCGAGAAGAGTGGAACGACCACTAAAGAATATCAACGTATCCTTGATGAGCATAGAGAGTCTTTACGTAAAATCTCTAAAAAGCTCGATGAGATTGAGGTCGAAGTGGAGCTTGATAAGGCCTACAACGAGAAGAAAGAGCGTAAAGAAGCGGCTGTTCAAAGATCTCGTAGCCTTGCCAGCGTGGATAGCGGTAAATTCGCAAAGATCACTTCACCGGCTTGTAACATCCGTACTTTCCCTGCGGCAAACTCAAAGATCATTGGATCTTACAAACAAGGTCGCAAGTTGCATGTAAAAATGCACGACAAAGCATGGTACACCACAGTATTTAACGGCGAAAAAGTTTTCATGGGCGCCGGCTGTTTCGAATAATAAGTAGTAACCAGAAAATCCTTTTTCCTACAAGGAAGCCGGCTCAAATCGGCTTCCTTGTTTTTTTTGAAGATTACTTTTCGTCGAAGAAAGCCTTTTCTCTTAAAAGGCGATGGTAGGTGATCGCAAAGCGATGGGCCTCATCCCTTAGGCTGACAAGAATTCTGTAGGCCTCGGTGCTTTCCGAAAAAATCACCGGGTTGGTTCGATTGGGAAGATAAAACCTTTCGAAAGTTTTTGTGACTTCTTCATCGGTGAACTGACCCTTGGTTCGTTCTTTAGCTAATCCGACAATGGGTATATGAGTTTTGTTTAAATCTTTTAAAGCCTGCATCGCGAAACGCAATTGACCTTTGCCGCCGTCAACGACGATGAGATCCGGTTCTTCCCACTCATCGTGGGTCAGGCGACGGGAGAGCACTTCTTTCATCGATAAGAAATCATTGGATCCTTCGACAGTTTTAATCTTATAGCGACGATATTGATCTTTGTTGGGGACGCCATCTTCAAAAACAACCTGCGAGGCGACCGTCTCTTGTCCCTGGAAGTTTGAAATATCATAGCACTCTATACGGCGTGGATATCTTGGTAAGTGGAGTTTGTCCTGAATCATTTCCAGTGCCAGTTTCTTGTTCTCCGACTTCGTCACATGGTTGAGAAACTGCTTTTCGGCATTCTGCTGGGCCATCTCTAATAAATTTCGGCCGTTCTCGTTGGTCGGGAAAATAATCTCGGGGCTCTTATCCGAATAGAGCTTAAGAACGTCTTTTAAAAGTTTCCGCAGATCATTTCCGATATCGAGAGGGAGGAGAACTTCGTCGGGAACGACGTTTTCTTCGTAATACTGGTTAATGTAATCTAACAACCAATCTCTCGGATCCTCTTCGCTCGAAGAACTATCAAGAAGCGGGAAGAAGTGGCCACGTTGACCGATGACCAATCCTTGTCGAATGTGGACCGAGCAGATGAGAGTTCCGCGGTGGTCTCCGAAATAACTGAACACGTCTTGATCCAGTTCCGAATTCGCGTTGATGACGGATTGCTTTTCGAGAACTTTGCGGATCGCCGAAATGCTATCGCGCAGTCGGGCGGCCTGTTCGAACTTTTCGTCATCGGCCAGAGATGTCATTGAACTTTCTAAATCCTTGATCAGTCGTGCGTTCTTATTTTTAAAAAAGGTACGGGCCCCTTTCACCTGGGCGCTATAGTCGGCCTTGTCGACAAGATCCACGCAAGGACCTGTGCAGCGTCCGATCTCATACGTCATGCAGGGACGTTTGCGTGTTTTAAAAAAATGGTCGGTGCAGTCCCTAATTTTATAGACCTGATTGAGGAAGTTGATCGTTTCGCGCACGATGTAGCCAGAAGTGTACGGTCCAAAATAGGAGGAGCCATCTCGTTTGACCTTTCTCGCCAGGTAAAAGCGAGGAAAGTCATGAGTGTAATCCAGACGGATATAAGGGTAGGATTTGTCGTCTTTAAGACGAATATTATAACGAGGACGGTGCTTTTTGATCAGCGAAGCTTCGAGCAGAAAGGCTTCCGCTTCCGTTTTTGTTAAAATGTACTCGATATGGAAAATATTTCGTACCAAAACCTGAGTCTTAGCGGTGTGGGGACCTTTCTGAAGATAATTGCGAACCCGATGCCGTAATTCCTTGGCTTTTCCGACATAGATGATCTTGCCGTCGTTATTTTTCATCAAATAAACGCCGGGACTGAGCGGGAATTGTCCCACTAAGGTTTTAAGGCCTTCAATTCTTTCTAAGTCGTCTTTGACTCCCATCAAGTGAGAGTATCAATTCTTGAAGGGATTAGGCAAAAAAGAATTGTCTTCAATAGGGAATTTTAATAAGAGATTGCATGGTTTTTTTGCTACTCTTCTACGTTTTCATCCAACTGGGCATTGGGTACTACGTGGCGCAAAAAATTAAAAACTCCAAAGACTTCTTCCTTGCGGGAAGAAATATGCCCTTATGGATTATCACCGTCTCCCTTGTGGCCTCTTGGTTTGGAGCGGAGACGTGCATTGGCTCTTCGGGTGCGGTTTACGCCAATGGTCTTTCCGGCAGTCGCGCGGATCCTTTTGGGTACAGTGTTTGTTTGCTTTTGATGGGGTTATTGATTGTCGTCCCTTTATGGAAGGGTGGATTTATTACCCTGTCTGATTTTTTCGCCAAACGCTACGGGGTTTCCGTGGAGAAGTTGTCAGCTTGCATACTGATTCCGAGTTCTCTGCTCTGGGGAGCGGCTCAAGTGAGAGCCTTCGGGCAAATCTTAAGTACGACGACCACGATTCCTGTGGAACTGACTTTGATATTTTGTACGGTCTTTGTCGTCTTTTACACCTTTCTCGGTGGTTTAATGGGAGACATCATCAATGATGTGATTCAGGCGTGTATGATTTTAATGGGCCTTCTCGTCCTGTTGGTGTCTTCCCTTTATGTGGGAGGATTTGAGTGGAGCTGGATCAGTGAAATGAATCCCTCACGTTTGTCCTTTTTGAGCACCGAGGAGACCCTGTTTCAGCGGATCGATCGCTGGGCGATCCCCATTTTGGGATCATTAATTGCGCAAGAGCTGATCTCTCGAACTCTCGCTGCCAAATCGGCACCGATCGCGCGGCAAGCGAGTTTCTACGCGTGCTTTCTGTATCTCTTTTTAGGTTCGATTCCTGTTTTTTTTAGGATTAATTGGACATCACTTGCTTCCAGAGGGTTCCGTAGGTCACCAGGAGGAGTTTATCTCCTTGCTGTCGCAAAAGTATTTACCTCCGGCTTTACAGGTTCTTCTGATTGGGGCGTTGATCTCGGCCATCCTATCAACAATTGATAGTATTTTTTTTAGCGATCTCGGCGATCGCATCGCAGAATATTTTTTACAGTATGATTCATGCGCGCAGCGAGAAGCAAAAACTCTATATCGCAAGAGTCCTTGTTGTGATTGCGGCCTCGATTTCCTACGTCATCGCCATATCGGCGGATGGTTTTTATCAGCTCGTCCAAGTGGCTTCGTCCATCGGAACCGCGGGAGTTTTGGTGGTCACTTTGATCGGCCTCTGGACTTCGTGGGGGCGAGTGTGGGCGGCGGGATTGGCTTTAGTCACGGGCTTAGTTTTTCTACCGATCGCTGAACACGTTTTCAACTTACAGGCTCCCTTTTTATCGACAATTCTTGCCGCGGGAATTTCTTTTGCCATTGGATCTGTGATCGATGCGATTCTTTCGAGAGAGAGAGGATCATTCGTGGCTCCAGAGAGTGAGCCGGGATCGTATTCTATTGGTGGAGCATCAAGTCTTTGATGTGTTTTCTTTAAGACTTTATCGGACCAGCCCTAAGCGGTGCGCCTAATATTTGAGGGGATCCACAGTGTATTGCTGAAGTAGGCCCCAATCGGCGGCGAACTGTTCGGGAAGATCTAAAGTTACGGCTCTTAAAGCGATGCCCTCATTCCAGGAAATTTCCGAACCATATAAAGCATCCCCGTGAATCGGGGCATTGTGCTTGAACATTTCGTATCGAAGTTGATGAGCTCGTCCCGTGATGGGATTTAAACGCCAATCCTGAGTTCTATTTTTCTGCGCAAGAATTTGTGCATGGGTCTCTGCAGGTTTTCCGTAAGGGGCTTCGTAGGCCCGCTTCTTTCCGCGCAGAAGCGAGGACTTCCAAACGTAGCTTTGGCCCACTTTAAACGGAGTTAGGGGAGTCAGGGCTTGATACGTTTTTTGTATTTTCCTCTGTTCGAATAGACTGTTGGCGGTTTTATGAAACTCTGCAGTTTTTCCGTACATGATGATTCCGGTGACTTCGAGATCTAGACGGTGAATGGGAAAAATTTGAGTTTTTAGTTGCTCTTGCAGCCTGAGCCCAAGGACAGGGCGCTCATCGGTTTTGGGATCGCGACCGGGCGTGGACAACCACATGGCGGGTTTATCCACGATGATGACATGGTCATTCTCGAAAATTGTAGGAATCAATCTTCTTTACCAGAGAGGCGTTGGGTCAGGATCCCGG from the Bdellovibrionales bacterium genome contains:
- a CDS encoding DUF839 domain-containing protein translates to MSSESSSLLYRRDFLKFMGYTAASLALAPQLISCATGSRVRSRPNGLPFTPLTPTYKDDLVLADGFSYDVLIKFKDQINARETFGAHNDYLHFVPINKSKEHGLLWVNHEYLHPVLFHERPMNIPRTREDVIQEQLGIGGSIIEIRKEKNSWQWVKNSNYNRRISARTFIPFQKGYKIMGATQAMGTVANCAGGLTPWGTILTCEENYEMFYGDVSYRNKQRKFIEESKLKWYEFFPLPPEHYGWVVEVNPFTGAAVKRNALGRFSHEAATVTMSRNNKVVVYMGEDVRGGFIFKFISDSAHSLEKGT
- the uvrC gene encoding excinuclease ABC subunit UvrC; translated protein: MGVKDDLERIEGLKTLVGQFPLSPGVYLMKNNDGKIIYVGKAKELRHRVRNYLQKGPHTAKTQVLVRNIFHIEYILTKTEAEAFLLEASLIKKHRPRYNIRLKDDKSYPYIRLDYTHDFPRFYLARKVKRDGSSYFGPYTSGYIVRETINFLNQVYKIRDCTDHFFKTRKRPCMTYEIGRCTGPCVDLVDKADYSAQVKGARTFFKNKNARLIKDLESSMTSLADDEKFEQAARLRDSISAIRKVLEKQSVINANSELDQDVFSYFGDHRGTLICSVHIRQGLVIGQRGHFFPLLDSSSSEEDPRDWLLDYINQYYEENVVPDEVLLPLDIGNDLRKLLKDVLKLYSDKSPEIIFPTNENGRNLLEMAQQNAEKQFLNHVTKSENKKLALEMIQDKLHLPRYPRRIECYDISNFQGQETVASQVVFEDGVPNKDQYRRYKIKTVEGSNDFLSMKEVLSRRLTHDEWEEPDLIVVDGGKGQLRFAMQALKDLNKTHIPIVGLAKERTKGQFTDEEVTKTFERFYLPNRTNPVIFSESTEAYRILVSLRDEAHRFAITYHRLLREKAFFDEK
- a CDS encoding RNA pseudouridine synthase; translation: MIPTIFENDHVIIVDKPAMWLSTPGRDPKTDERPVLGLRLQEQLKTQIFPIHRLDLEVTGIIMYGKTAEFHKTANSLFEQRKIQKTYQALTPLTPFKVGQSYVWKSSLLRGKKRAYEAPYGKPAETHAQILAQKNRTQDWRLNPITGRAHQLRYEMFKHNAPIHGDALYGSEISWNEGIALRAVTLDLPEQFAADWGLLQQYTVDPLKY